GAAGAAAAAAAGACAGAAGGTGGGATCGTTTTACCAGATTCAGCAAAAGAAAAACCTCAAAAAGCTGAAGTAATACAGATTGGGAAATTAGAAGATGATTATGATTTGAAAATTGGAGATAAAGTTATTTTCTCCAAATATGCCGGGACAGAGATAAAGATTGAAGACGAAGATTATATTATTATAGATGTCGACGATGTACTTGCAAAAGTAGAAGAATAATAAATAGGAGGTGCTAAAAATATGGCAAAAATGTTAAAATTTAATGAAGAAGCGAGAAGATCTTTAGAAAAAGGCGTTAATACTGTTGCAGATGCAGTAAAAATAACGTTAGGTCCAAAAGGAAGAAATGTTGTATTAGAAAAAAGTTGGGGTTCTCCAACAATAACCAATGACGGTGTTTCAATAGCAAAGGAAATTGAGCTTAAAGATAAATTTGAAGCATTAGGTGCAGAATTAGTCAAAGAGGTTGCTTCTAAGACTAACGATATTGCTGGCGACGGAACAACAACAGCAACTGTTTTAGCTCAAGCTATGATAAAAGAAGGCTTAAAAAATGTTGCGGCAGGAACAAATCCAATATTAATGAAAAATGGTATTGCTAAAGCAACTGATAAGGCTGTAGATCAAATCAGAAAAGGCAGTAGAAAACTTTCTAGTAAAGAAGATATTGCTCACGTTGCTTCCATTTCCGCCAATAGCGAGGAAATTGGAAATATAATAGCTGAAGCTATGGATAAAGTAGGAGAAGACGGAGTTATTACTGTAGAAGATTCAAAAACATTAGAAACTTATGTAGAATTTACTGAAGGTATGCAATTTGATAGAGGTTATATTTCTCCTTATTTTGTAACGAATACTGAAAAGATGGAAGCAGAAATGAAAGAACCATATATTCTTATAACTGATAGAAAGATTTCTGCTGTTAAACCTTTAGTTCCTATCTTAGAAAAGGTTGCTCAAGGTGGCAAACCATTAGTAATAATAGCAGAAGATGTTGAAGGAGAAGCTCTATCAACATTAGTGCTTAATAAATTAAGAGGAACTTTAGAATCTGTAGCAGTAAAAGCTCCAGGATTTGGAGACAGAAGAAAAGAAATGTTAAGAGACATTGCTATTTTAACTGGTGGAACGGTTATTTCAGAAGAAGTAGGGCTTAATCTTGAAGACGTAACAATAAACGATTTAGGTCAAGCAGATGTAGTAAGAGTAGGAAAAGATGATACAATAATCGTTGGAGGAAAAGGAAATTCTGAAGATATTAAAGAAAGAATAAAACAAATAAAAGCTCAAATTGAAAATACAACTTCTGATTATGAAAAAGAAACCTTACAAGAAAGATTAGCAAAATTATCAGGTGGGGTAGCTGTTATTAAAGTTGGAGCTGCTACAGAAACAGAATTAAAAGAGAAGAAACATAGAATAGAAGATGCATTATCTGCAACAAGAGCAGCTGTAGAAGAAGGTATAGTAGCTGGTGGAGGAGTAACTTTATTAAGAGCTAAAAAAGCCGTAGAAGATTTCGCTAATACCTTGGCTGGTGATGAAAAGATTGGAGCACATGTAGTTGCAAAATCTTTAGATGCTCCTATAAAACAAATATTAATAAACGCTGGATTAGAACCAGCTATTGTTATTGAAAGAATATTAGAAAACGATGATGCAACTTATGGTTTTGATGTTCTAAAAGAAAGATACATAAATATGTTTGAAGCAGGTATAATTGATCCTACAAAAGTTACAAGAAGTGCTTTACAAAACGCAGCATCAATTGCATCGATGCTTCTTACGACAGAAGTTCTTGTTGTTGAAGAACCTAAAGAAGAAAAAGCGCCTGAAATGCCGGCAAATCCTGATATGTATTAAAATAATAAATAATATTAAAACAAAACGTGTCATCAAAATGATGACACGTTTTTTATGTGCGCCCGGCATGTGCATAAACTATAGGGTGTAAGTCCCGAACCCCGAAGGCAGAAGTAGAGGTTAGCCAAGAGCAAGGGTGTCCGTGGTGATGCGGAATCTGAAGGAAGCTGGAGGCAAAACACCGGTTCGAGGAACACGAATCTCATATAAGGCTAGGTATGATTGAGTGAGTTTGCATAACAAAACAAAGCTCTTTCTGTCGAAGGTCATATCAAGTAAATGAGGCGAATAGATGGTGTGAAAGTGTATGCACTTACCCGGGGAGGTCTGATAGAAACGTGAAGTATCCTTCATAACCTACTTGGTGACAAGTAGTTGAACTATCAGAAGTCAGCAGAGGTCATAGTATTAGTTGGTTTAGAACAACTAAGAAGGACTGAACAATGAAGAGAGAATAGCCCTTGGCATTCAGTGAGTCATGATGAACACAGAAAACGTAGTACCTCACTTGAGGAAGGAAGCGGTGAATTCCGTGGAGGACCTCATGGAGGGTGGAGTGATTACTGGCATAAAGAGACAAGCTATTCACGGAAGGAGAATAACGATGCTTTTGAATGAAATTCTGTCACGGGAGAATATGCTTCAAGCCTTAAAGCGTGTAGAACAGAATAAAGGAAGCCATGGAGTAGATATGATGCCCGTACAAAACCTACGTCAGCACATAGTCGAAAATTGGCAAACGATTAAAGAAGCGATTTTCAAGGGAACTTATGAGCCAATGCCAGTTCGTAGAGTTGAAATCCCGAAACCCGACGGCGGTGTTCGGTTATTAGGTATCCCTACTGTGACAGATCGATTGATTCAACAAGCAATAGGTCAAGTACTTTCAAAGGTGTATGACCCTACATTCTGTGAGAACAGCTACGGGTTTCGACCAAACCGAAGTGCCCATGATGCTGTAAAGAAAGCGAAAGAATATATAAGAGAAGGATATCGCTGGGTCGTAGATATGGACTTGGAGAAATTCTTTGATAAGGTCAACCATGACAGATTAATAGGCACGCTCGCAAAGAGAATCCAAGACAAACCATTATTGAAACTGATTCGTAAGTATTTACAATCGGGTGTCATGATAAATGGCGTGGTATCAAGCACAACAGAAGGAACACCGCAAGGAGGACCATTAAGTCCACTACTATCTAACATTGTACTAGATGAATTAGATAAAGAATTGGAAATAAGAGGACACAAATTCGTTCGGTATGCGGATGACTGTAACATTTACGTGAAAAGTAAGCGAGCAGGACTTCGCACTATGACGAGTATTCAACGATTCATTGAAGGAAAACTACGACTGAAAGTAAATGAAAAGAAATCAGCGGTCGACCGTCCATGGA
This DNA window, taken from Petrotoga sp. 9PWA.NaAc.5.4, encodes the following:
- the groL gene encoding chaperonin GroEL (60 kDa chaperone family; promotes refolding of misfolded polypeptides especially under stressful conditions; forms two stacked rings of heptamers to form a barrel-shaped 14mer; ends can be capped by GroES; misfolded proteins enter the barrel where they are refolded when GroES binds) → MAKMLKFNEEARRSLEKGVNTVADAVKITLGPKGRNVVLEKSWGSPTITNDGVSIAKEIELKDKFEALGAELVKEVASKTNDIAGDGTTTATVLAQAMIKEGLKNVAAGTNPILMKNGIAKATDKAVDQIRKGSRKLSSKEDIAHVASISANSEEIGNIIAEAMDKVGEDGVITVEDSKTLETYVEFTEGMQFDRGYISPYFVTNTEKMEAEMKEPYILITDRKISAVKPLVPILEKVAQGGKPLVIIAEDVEGEALSTLVLNKLRGTLESVAVKAPGFGDRRKEMLRDIAILTGGTVISEEVGLNLEDVTINDLGQADVVRVGKDDTIIVGGKGNSEDIKERIKQIKAQIENTTSDYEKETLQERLAKLSGGVAVIKVGAATETELKEKKHRIEDALSATRAAVEEGIVAGGGVTLLRAKKAVEDFANTLAGDEKIGAHVVAKSLDAPIKQILINAGLEPAIVIERILENDDATYGFDVLKERYINMFEAGIIDPTKVTRSALQNAASIASMLLTTEVLVVEEPKEEKAPEMPANPDMY
- the groES gene encoding co-chaperone GroES, which gives rise to MTVKPLGNRLLIKPITEEKKTEGGIVLPDSAKEKPQKAEVIQIGKLEDDYDLKIGDKVIFSKYAGTEIKIEDEDYIIIDVDDVLAKVEE
- the ltrA gene encoding group II intron reverse transcriptase/maturase, with the translated sequence MLLNEILSRENMLQALKRVEQNKGSHGVDMMPVQNLRQHIVENWQTIKEAIFKGTYEPMPVRRVEIPKPDGGVRLLGIPTVTDRLIQQAIGQVLSKVYDPTFCENSYGFRPNRSAHDAVKKAKEYIREGYRWVVDMDLEKFFDKVNHDRLIGTLAKRIQDKPLLKLIRKYLQSGVMINGVVSSTTEGTPQGGPLSPLLSNIVLDELDKELEIRGHKFVRYADDCNIYVKSKRAGLRTMTSIQRFIEGKLRLKVNEKKSAVDRPWKRKFLGFSFTSHKEPKVRIAKESLKRMKNKVRKITSRKKPYPMGYRIQKLNQYLMGWCGYFALADTKSIFRELDGWIRRRLRTCLWKNWKKPKTKIRNLIQLGVPQWKAYEWGNTRKSYWRISKSPILHRTLGNSYWRNQGLKSIEARYEDLRQLS